The window TACTTGGTTTTTTATTTGTACATACTCCCAGAAAACTGCCCCACGCTCTCTATTTGTGTCCTTTTGAATAAGGTGACACAGTTGTAGAAAGCCTAGACAATGTAAATTGTCTTTTTGCATGATTTTAGCTTCCTATTAAGGAGTTATctgaatttatcaaattagtgAACTCAAATAAATTCAAGATCTAACACACACAAACTCTAAGGTGAAAAAGGGCCTGAAAATGATGATAATACTGAAGCTGAATCATCTCCGGGATGAAAAACAAAGCGACTATGGGAGAGGATTTTTGTGTAGTGGTCTTTCTTTGCTTCCTTTAACAAAGAAATGCTTTGACGTGGTGTGTTACTGGGAGTTGATCCCAGCTGTTGTATACCCAAAGAAAACTTTCTATTCACAGGTGTACCATTGTTGAACCCTCCATTTAGGCTTCTATCTGAAAGACGTTTGCTGCTGGTGCTTGGCCTTAGGACAAAGAGATTTTCTTGCCCAACCGGCACCTGATTCTGCGTTTTCTTCATTTCCTGCAAGAACAACATTATGTCTTGTAAAAGGAGGTAATGATTAAGTTGAGGTATTCATTGTTAATTTATCTTATGTGAATGTTGGATAGACTGGAAATGTTCCAACTTAGCTTGGGATTGAAATTTTCTTGTTGTTGAAAAGATTGGaagttaaataatatacataGAGGCAGAGAAAAGTGAAACTGTGAATAAAAAGGAAACTCTTTATATGTGTCGTGGGACTTACCCGTTGTCTTTGTttctcttcatctctttctttccttagCAAATTATACTCTTCCAACATTGCAAACAGCGGTACCTGGGGATTAGGCACTTCTGGTATGTAAGAGATGACTGGGTAATAACTGAATTAGTCCATAATCGGAGGGCCTAATGGTGTTCTACTTTAGTTGTTTTATCAGAGTTCAATTCTGTTGCATTCAGCTATCCCCCGCAATTAGAATATGTCCAGGTCACTTTAATTCTGTTTGCTAACCTTCATCTAGTTCAACGTAAGGAAAAGATTCCTCTGCCTTCCCTATGTCTCTGGTTGCAACACTAAATCAAAGGGCAATATTGTTAGTGTCATCTCTTTCTATGGCTTCTTGTTGCTGGTCCTCTCGAGTAGCACTTGAGTCTTAAGAGTTAAGATGATGTTTTGTTCTGTTGATCAATTTGCCTATAAATAGGTGCAGCTAGTATCATCATCTcttatttcacctttttttctgAAAACAGATTCGACTAATTCTGCAGTCTTTTCATTGCATTGCAAGTTTCTGACCAAATaactttgttatttcttttgatCCCAACATGGTTAATGTGGTTTACAGTTAGTTCATTAAGATGCTAATGTTTGATTCTACTTTTGTTACTTTTTCCaatgattcttattttttcttggtCTCTACCGAAAGGATTGTCTATATTCTCATCAGATAAAAGATCCCCTACCTCTCCCTTTTTACGTATGCAAAAGCATTTATATAATTGATGAAGTAGACTAGAGTTCAAGATGTTACTGAACTGTCAAGGTGTTTTATACTATCAGCATTAGCTTATGTATTGTCCAAAGGGATGAAAACTTAAAAGAGACCATGGATAACTACAAGTCAGACACTAGCCCAATACTTGCTATAACTGCGAGTAATTCTTTCTATTAACCAATGAAAGTATTTTATTTAGGGTGGACTTGGTAAGTTCTTACCTCATCATATAGAAAaggtttctttctttcttcttcccaGCTTTTAGTCTTAGCTATCAGTATATCCACCAAAGctgcaaataaataaaaaagacaacAAATGAACAAATCCTTGATGAAGACTCTTACATtggctatgttgttgttgttgcttgatGAAGACTCTAATCAAGTTTTAAGTTaccatttctcaaaaaaaaaaaaaagacactaaTCAAGTTTTCGCTTTTACTTGATAACACATATTGCATCAGTCAATTGTAGAAGCACAATTTGGTTAATTGATTTAGTCATCTTTTCATATAACAGGTAGTTTTAAGTCATTATAAGGCTTTATGGCTCCTCATTACTAGATCAATTTTGGTGATGGCAAGCCATTGGAAGAAATATTTTGATACCTGGTATTTTGCTAACCATGACTCTGGCCCGTTCTGCTCTTCTCAAGTTCTTGTGAGCACCTCTGCTCACAGAATACCGGTTGTCATCCTGAAAATAAGGGTGGATAAGATGAACACAGGTGATGAAAAAAGGTGAATGGGCTACTAAATCTTATAGGTGAAGGAACTGACCCTGCTATATTCTTCCAACCATCGCTCCTCATCACGGGCTAATATCCATTTTTCTACCTTCTCCATTATAGCCTTCCTGCTAGATGCCTCTTCTTGTGCTTGTGTTATATGTTTATTCATGCTTGTGAGGAGATCAGCATGGTCAATCTCCCCTTTTGGAGGTTTTGGtcagtttcaatttcaaaaaCAGTATGTCATCTTAATAATTAAAAAGACTACTTAAAATTGAACCAACCAGAGTTCATTAGATTCATAATACTTTCCATCTCTAGCCGTGAGGGAATTTCCATGTGGGATCGCTTGCAGATCTCCTCAAGATCTATTTGTTTTCTATGGAAAAGCTCTTTCATCTTGCTTGCTTTTAGCTGATCCAGTCTCCTGACTTCTGTCTCAGCCTTggaagtttaaattttttttgtcaaatctcTTACCTTGTAGCACTGGAGGATAAATTATTTATAGTTACTAGTGTAATCCCACGTGCCTCacacgtgtaatgtttgattatttaaagttaaatgcttttgtctattgcgaagatttttaatgaagtgtaaaatattcaaatcacttttcaaagatccgtCACACTTTAATagaataatgtaaacataaacatatattttagtttaagcacatatatattttacctcCAAAAGTTTCAAATGATTGATGAATCATCACTAGCTATCATCCTAAGATCACGACCTTGAAAATGTGAAAAACCCTCAAAATAGCTAGGATGTGAGGGAGTTGTTTGGTGGCTGTTTTGGAATGGTTAGCTTGAGGGAGTAATTTGGTGGCTGTTTTGGAATTTTTACGCGAGGGAGTAATTTGGTAGTAGTGGTAGGTTTGCTAGAAAATGTGAGTGGGGTTAATGGTTTTATGGTAGCAGTATTGGGAAGTTTAGGTGACATGAGGAAGGAGTAGTTAGAGTTTaggattaattaaaattttatttttgtgtgttagCACAGATATGTTGGTTGGATAGTTTGGGACGGTGGATTTAGTAGAGATTTTTCGTTGGATTAGGCTAACTTCGGGGGGAAAGAAACGTGGCAAAGGTGTATTAGTTAAGAGCTTGGTTTATTTTAGGTTAGTTTCTTATCATGGAaacattttataattaattttcaactcttaaatatttggaaaaaatagtgaaaagacaattttgtataaagaaaagacttttaatgaagggcaaaaagttcaaacaatatttcgctcttcacacttttaatatattatagatatagattatagattatagatatagatagataaagACACTGACCTGCTGTATTATGTCCAGAGTAAGGCTTCTAGGAGTGGAGATTTCTTCTGATGACAATGATATCAAAGCAGTGACATTGGAGAACCTTACACGGTCTTTCTGGGATGTGTGCATGAGATTCCACAAGTTTGTCAATGCTTTTCCTAGTTGGTGAAGCTACAAATATGCACAGCACAGTGAGGACATTAATTTTTCTGATTTTACTGGTTTATATTGATCCTTTTGTCAGTACTTTCGAAACAAATAAAAGGACAGAATTCTCCCTACTTGAATTATGTTTCTTTTGCAATTTGCTTAGCAGTGGCCTCCTAATACTAAATCTGCAATTTTCATGAGTTTTTGACTACATGAACTGATTAGTGCATACTTGTTTTTAGATAAGGAATGTGGAGAGTTGATGAGATTACCTTTTCAAGCCGTGTTTTCTTATCTGCTTCTAGTGACTGAACTGTGCTGCCAAGTTTTTCCAATATACTGTCACTAATGTTTTTCGACAGTCCAGATAACTCATTAAGGCTTGGGTGAACCTTTGTAATTATCAAAGAAGAATCTGTTCCCAGCATTGTTGCTAAGCTCCGGATCATGCTAatgtagttttcaacctttttaAGTCTCTCAATCTTTGATACAAGAACAGAatagtaaaaggaaaaaaaagggaagaagatAGAGGGGTAAACAAGAAATTTCAAAACCTTTCAGCTGGCATCTTAGCTATAGTACCAGGCACAAAGGTTAAGTATCTCATACGCACCTTCTCATTTTGAAGCCGTTGAAGCTCGTTTTGGTACTCCTCTAGTTTCTTTAGTGATAGATCATTCCCATTTATTATAACATTTAATGATGAATCATTATACTCTGATCGACCTTCTATTTCAGCAGAAATCTTCTGAATTTGTCCTTGTACAGCTCTGAATTGTTTCACCCTTTCTTCTTTTCTAATTCGAATCTCTCTCAGAGCAGGTGTGATCGACTCTAGCTGTTCTTTTAGTGTTCCAGTTATCCTTTCTGGCTGCCGAATACAAATTCACTCCTCTTTATGTAAGTTGAATCACTGAGTATTTCTTATGCAAAAGATCCAATGAGatgtttcaatattttaaaaaggaaatCCAAGGATTCATGTATGTCCACTCAGATCATTGATCTAACTGACATCCTGTCATAGCCGTGTCATGATGCTAAGAGATAGTATTACTCTGTGTATATGTGCTCACTCCTTGTTAGGGAACGAAGGGGAAGGCGATCTGTTGTCGCACTGATGTTGGGTTTTAGACTGGTCAACCTTTTACCATGAACTtgtcaatatatacatattcagtgGGATACTTTACGAGTTGATGTCCATTAAGCCACTAGAAGCAAGCTACATTGCATGGATTTAGAGTTTGTTGGTCATGATCAGCTGATATACATTTTCATTCATTCCTTTGACTGTACGTCTGTCCTCctttttttgaatatttgtatgattttagttttgttaGCATTCTTGATTCTGTACCAACTTGATGAGATGAAATTACCAAGGTAAGTTTAGCACAGTTACTGAAAACTCACTTTTTAATTTGACGATAATATGTTAGTACATGTTACTAGGAGTGGGTAAGGAAATGCATCACGAGGGTCGAACCTGATGTACTAGCTCTTTTATCTGTGAATTACTCAAATAGTCATAGCAAGAAATATATAGcacaatttttaaatatatctCACTGCTTCAGTTTTGCTGATGACATTTATATATAGATTCATTACCCTGCTATATATTTGCAAGCATGTAGAGGTATCTCACCCTCTAAGCATCATATCCTTGGTTTTAGAGCTTCCTACTAGTAAGACAATTTCTTTTAGCATGCTGAACAAGGG of the Capsicum annuum cultivar UCD-10X-F1 chromosome 11, UCD10Xv1.1, whole genome shotgun sequence genome contains:
- the LOC107848220 gene encoding 65-kDa microtubule-associated protein 8; amino-acid sequence: MGSVQTPIGIRSSALLETSCGYLLQELQIIWDEVGEDQFEREKVLVDIEQECLDVYRRKVDNANISRARLHQELADSEAEFTHLLLLLDERSLPGRPERITGTLKEQLESITPALREIRIRKEERVKQFRAVQGQIQKISAEIEGRSEYNDSSLNVIINGNDLSLKKLEEYQNELQRLQNEKIERLKKVENYISMIRSLATMLGTDSSLIITKVHPSLNELSGLSKNISDSILEKLGSTVQSLEADKKTRLEKLHQLGKALTNLWNLMHTSQKDRVRFSNVTALISLSSEEISTPRSLTLDIIQQAETEVRRLDQLKASKMKELFHRKQIDLEEICKRSHMEIPSRLEMESIMNLMNSGEIDHADLLTSMNKHITQAQEEASSRKAIMEKVEKWILARDEERWLEEYSRDDNRYSVSRGAHKNLRRAERARVMVSKIPALVDILIAKTKSWEEERKKPFLYDEVPLFAMLEEYNLLRKERDEEKQRQREMKKTQNQVPVGQENLFVLRPSTSSKRLSDRSLNGGFNNGTPVNRKFSLGIQQLGSTPSNTPRQSISLLKEAKKDHYTKILSHSRFVFHPGDDSASVLSSFSGPFSP